The sequence ttctttcagtgagctcgtgaggtacccaaatatcgagcttttttgtgtagagaaaagattttattacaagttcatacatactataatgcgaaaatactttttccccgacctaataatagaTTTATACTTACTAAGGTCATTAGAATTAGGACATCTGTTAACATGTTCAGTGATGACGGAGTTGAGTACAGCTCGCTCGGCCAATAGTCTCTCGTTCAACTCCTTTAACTGCTTGTTCTCCTGGCTCTGCCTGtcgtatgtttgttttaaacgtgccctggaaacaaaattataagttttaaaaagtacttagCTCCGCAGCTAGACTTTGACATCATaagatatcataataataatgtcctagcCGATACCCGACTATgacggtcagtttcattgaaactggccaatgatgtaggactttgtttatagtgtccaagtctTTGCACAATACACGGGTACACTGTCTATTCCTTTAttctcataacccggtgggacggaaaaccgacacgaccagagaggtGCTAAggaaatcaaacccgagaccttcTGTCTTCAGACACATATAACACATTAGCTAACCTGGGAGTTGAACTCAGTATCGAAATTTGGATAAACTTTGCCTGTGAAGGGTACCTCACGATTGGCAAACAtagaattatttcaaaaataccaACCTATATCTCCTAGAAGCCGCACACCTACTATCTAAATCCTCAACAGTCTTTTCACTCTTACTACTGCCAGCTGTCTCATTCCTAGCAACTTTCCGTTTCACCGGTCTCTTATCAAACACAGTCTCCTTCGCTATAGGGACTTTTTGCACAACACTATTCACTATAGTCACTGGTATCAAAGTCCCAGTAGCCAGAGGCACAACACTAGGGACTACATTAGACACAACAGGTAATACAACACTATTTAACCgttgcaaattatttttcacttCACTTTTCTCCGTTAGAACCTTTTTTAGGACTTCTTTAGCGTTTTTTTCAGGGACTTCGTCGACCGGTCTCATTTTAACTTGTTTTCCGTTAGGCAGTCTTATAGTCACTTCGTAATCCTCATCGTTTTgtctatttttctttttattttcatcgaAATCTGTTGTTAGGCTGTCGACTATAAAATCTAGGGACTTTTGAGACATAATCGGAGGGACTTCTAGTGTGTTTTGGGTAGTATCTTTGTGGCAATTTGTTTGATTTTCAACGCTGTCTTTGCGAACCatattgcttatttttataacattattcgTGTATGAAACGGAGTCTTTTCTCAAGTCGTTTTTAGTGTTGTCTGCTTTTTCTTCA is a genomic window of Anticarsia gemmatalis isolate Benzon Research Colony breed Stoneville strain chromosome 27, ilAntGemm2 primary, whole genome shotgun sequence containing:
- the Atf-2 gene encoding activating transcription factor-2; protein product: MVEPEKPFACGAPDCGMTFTNEDHLNVHTKKHDMALQLGMEQKAVFVADQTPTPTRFMRVCEEVELFLDLTVNPFDEGFKKAMETKACIQPIDSTPTASEELHTPQMVFPQDSTLYSTTNNKNITISRSSSDESGAIKEFETTTISKLTNEVTTISRIVGKSEEKADNTKNDLRKDSVSYTNNVIKISNMVRKDSVENQTNCHKDTTQNTLEVPPIMSQKSLDFIVDSLTTDFDENKKKNRQNDEDYEVTIRLPNGKQVKMRPVDEVPEKNAKEVLKKVLTEKSEVKNNLQRLNSVVLPVVSNVVPSVVPLATGTLIPVTIVNSVVQKVPIAKETVFDKRPVKRKVARNETAGSSKSEKTVEDLDSRCAASRRYRARLKQTYDRQSQENKQLKELNERLLAERAVLNSVITEHVNRCPNSNDLRSIMEKLKNGSSL